A DNA window from Thermosynechococcaceae cyanobacterium Okahandja contains the following coding sequences:
- a CDS encoding DUF2839 domain-containing protein, with amino-acid sequence MGEAKRRKDSLGENYGKEKSSWLQKEQLVLLQKWMTRGTWVGIGLLVVIWLTVRFIGPSLGWWQLAAN; translated from the coding sequence ATGGGGGAAGCAAAACGGCGGAAGGACTCCCTAGGGGAAAACTACGGCAAAGAAAAAAGCAGTTGGTTGCAAAAGGAGCAACTGGTGCTGCTGCAAAAATGGATGACTCGCGGCACCTGGGTGGGGATTGGTCTTCTGGTGGTAATTTGGCTAACTGTTCGTTTTATTGGCCCTAGTTTAGGCTGGTGGCAGTTAGCGGCAAACTAG
- a CDS encoding D-alanyl-D-alanine carboxypeptidase, protein MLDLLAALAWYSGGINIEQLHTWVFPRDVVLQRYSDRYLQGMAQQGFPATDQGVWVQTTDRLLIDHQGDRPLPAASVTKVATSLAVLDKYPPDHRFITRIGTTGTLRNGTLTGDLVVIGGNDPLFVWEEAMAIANALNRLGIRTVKGNLVIVPPFSMNFYPNPDTAAELFKLALNHPSWPAEAQAAYTEHLQGQPRPQLTISGTTRLQATPPANVTVRLEHRSLPLLEIVRQMNIYSNNEIADTLAELAGGAATVAQIAARNANVPAQEVQLINGSGLGVENRISPRAACGMLLALQQDLAAKNYSLADVLPMAGRDGGTLDDRQLPAGTLVKTGSLWNVSALVGVLPTAKHGTVCFALLNGGGNLWGFRAGQDRYVQHLSQTLQPGQQRGPEFQSHAPSPRFGDPQRIRVITAL, encoded by the coding sequence ATGTTAGATCTCTTGGCAGCGCTGGCGTGGTACTCCGGCGGCATTAACATTGAACAACTGCACACTTGGGTCTTTCCCCGCGATGTTGTGCTGCAACGGTACAGCGATCGCTACCTGCAGGGGATGGCGCAGCAGGGCTTTCCGGCAACAGATCAGGGCGTTTGGGTGCAAACAACGGATCGCTTGCTCATTGATCACCAAGGCGATCGCCCCCTACCGGCGGCCTCAGTCACCAAGGTGGCTACCAGCTTAGCCGTGCTCGATAAATACCCCCCCGACCATCGCTTTATCACCCGCATTGGCACCACGGGCACCCTCAGGAACGGCACCCTCACCGGTGATCTGGTCGTGATTGGCGGCAACGATCCCCTCTTTGTCTGGGAAGAAGCCATGGCGATCGCTAATGCCCTGAATCGCTTGGGTATCCGTACCGTGAAGGGCAATTTAGTGATTGTGCCCCCCTTCAGTATGAACTTTTACCCCAACCCCGACACCGCCGCCGAACTGTTCAAACTCGCTCTTAATCACCCAAGCTGGCCCGCCGAAGCCCAAGCCGCTTACACCGAGCACCTACAAGGCCAGCCGCGTCCCCAGTTGACCATTAGCGGCACCACTCGCCTTCAGGCCACCCCACCCGCCAACGTCACAGTCCGGCTTGAGCACCGCTCCCTGCCACTGCTCGAAATTGTGCGCCAGATGAATATCTACAGCAACAACGAGATTGCCGACACCCTTGCGGAGCTCGCCGGAGGAGCCGCCACTGTTGCTCAAATTGCTGCCCGTAACGCTAACGTCCCAGCGCAGGAAGTACAACTCATCAATGGCTCTGGTTTGGGGGTGGAAAATCGCATTTCGCCCCGCGCCGCCTGTGGCATGCTCTTGGCCCTACAACAGGATTTAGCCGCCAAAAATTATAGCCTTGCCGATGTTTTACCCATGGCGGGCCGAGATGGCGGCACCCTAGACGATCGCCAACTTCCGGCAGGAACCCTAGTTAAAACCGGCTCCCTGTGGAACGTCAGCGCCCTTGTGGGGGTACTGCCTACCGCCAAGCACGGCACCGTTTGTTTTGCCCTCCTCAATGGCGGTGGCAACTTATGGGGATTCCGCGCAGGCCAAGATCGCTATGTCCAACACCTCAGCCAAACCCTGCAACCCGGCCAACAACGGGGGCCAGAGTTTCAGAGCCATGCGCCGTCGCCGCGCTTTGGTGACCCCCAGCGAATTCGGGTAATCACGGCCTTGTAA
- a CDS encoding tetratricopeptide repeat protein, with translation MRRQLSTFIAFVSLTTLVGGAAVAQPVAIATLTTTEIQELQRLVPSSAEDYYNLGLMYQGEGNLVAAIRAFSRAVELAPSADYYFGRGLAYLDQGDLQRAIADFDAAIRYDQQFASAYYNRGMAYLSLQDYRAAIRDFNAALEIDPQFVAAYYSRGMAHFDSGNIELAQRDYQRARSLNPTMTAKYYDAAPRPLTGGP, from the coding sequence ATGCGCCGACAACTCTCCACCTTCATTGCTTTTGTCTCGTTGACCACGCTTGTGGGTGGGGCGGCTGTTGCCCAGCCGGTTGCGATCGCCACCCTCACCACCACAGAAATTCAGGAATTGCAGCGCTTGGTGCCCAGTAGTGCCGAGGATTATTACAATCTGGGGCTAATGTATCAGGGAGAAGGTAATTTAGTGGCGGCCATCCGCGCCTTTAGTCGGGCTGTTGAGCTAGCCCCGAGTGCCGATTATTACTTTGGTCGGGGCTTAGCCTACCTAGATCAAGGGGATTTGCAGCGCGCCATTGCCGATTTTGATGCGGCTATCCGCTACGATCAGCAGTTTGCCAGTGCCTACTACAATCGCGGCATGGCCTACCTTTCGTTGCAGGACTACAGGGCCGCCATCCGTGACTTCAATGCTGCCCTAGAGATTGACCCGCAGTTTGTTGCGGCCTACTATAGCCGTGGGATGGCTCACTTTGACAGCGGCAACATTGAACTGGCACAGCGGGACTATCAGCGGGCACGCAGCCTCAACCCCACCATGACGGCTAAGTACTACGATGCGGCACCGCGGCCCCTCACTGGCGGGCCTTAG
- a CDS encoding sigma 54-interacting transcriptional regulator yields the protein MNVLERLQWLQRHTPLASLSLAALEAIAAAVRQEHIAANRRLVLEDQPVTALYILYSGHLEAYHTTADTPAAVVSLLPGTVLHWQELVLDQPTPQTVITLSDCEVWTLARDVFERLAAQFPELRQTISQQIKGALADVAAQLAYEKERQAALRPYLVPRVRQGIVGSSRYAVRLRQAIKEAASDRHPVLIFGEPGLEKDNIAALIHYGSGDRRQPLIQVNCGTLSVNGAELFGKAGGKQGLLDWLGEGTLILNNVHEWPSHLYPQLRRLVQNREYAPASETTAIPRSFPGRIILIAEKKDCTCQDLVRHVIKVPPLRVTKADLEALVNYYIALCCRSQRIPKPRITREALRRLQSYDFPGNLRELASLVERAILQANGASLLTEEVFWPEHSKQRRFRWNLLNAYPRLRALLRSRWWPNYLNYGITLWAFPLIVAIGLWGPQDRAHNLALNLFWAWWWPVSLLIFPFLGRIWCAVCPFMIYGELLQTLSLKLLPRQLGAWPRPLAEKWGGWFLFALFAAILLWEELWDLPNTAYLSSWLLILITAGAVIFSQLYERRFWCRYLCPIGGMNGLFGKLSILELRAQQGVCAASCDTYQCYKGGPALGEGQATGGCPVYSHPAQLTDNRNCVLCMTCLKACPHRSVELNLRPPAIDLWTSHTATAYEVCLLFLLLGAVVLHHLPHILAWWGQPAASFGVQAGVAMLLLAVPGALAWGLHQAQRLWGQPQPFVRLAYGYLPLVLGANLAYYLPLGLGEAGQLVPVTLATFGLSTGMSVQWSAHPAVIAFLQTAALGVSVVASLVLSQKISRLPLPSLLPQGLGIVATAVMVRVLLYL from the coding sequence ATGAACGTGCTGGAACGGTTGCAGTGGCTGCAGCGCCATACCCCCCTAGCCTCCCTATCCTTAGCTGCCCTAGAGGCGATCGCCGCCGCTGTGCGCCAAGAGCACATTGCCGCGAATCGGCGCTTGGTTCTTGAGGATCAACCCGTTACCGCCCTTTACATTCTGTACTCAGGACACCTCGAAGCCTATCACACCACAGCGGATACACCTGCCGCGGTTGTGTCTCTGCTGCCGGGGACGGTGCTCCACTGGCAGGAATTAGTCCTAGATCAGCCCACCCCCCAAACAGTCATTACCCTCAGCGACTGTGAGGTGTGGACGCTGGCGCGGGATGTGTTTGAACGGTTGGCCGCCCAATTTCCGGAACTACGGCAAACTATTTCCCAGCAGATCAAGGGTGCCCTAGCCGATGTTGCGGCGCAACTGGCCTACGAAAAAGAGCGGCAAGCGGCCCTCCGTCCCTATCTGGTGCCGCGGGTCAGGCAGGGTATTGTTGGCAGCAGTCGCTATGCGGTGCGGTTGCGCCAAGCCATCAAAGAAGCCGCCAGCGATCGCCACCCCGTCCTTATCTTTGGCGAACCGGGACTGGAAAAAGATAACATTGCCGCCCTCATTCACTACGGCTCGGGCGATCGCCGCCAACCCTTGATTCAGGTGAATTGCGGTACCCTCTCCGTCAATGGGGCTGAACTCTTTGGCAAAGCCGGGGGCAAGCAAGGCCTCTTAGACTGGCTAGGAGAAGGCACCCTCATTCTCAACAACGTGCACGAGTGGCCAAGCCACCTCTATCCCCAACTGCGACGGCTCGTCCAAAACAGGGAGTATGCCCCCGCCAGTGAGACCACTGCAATACCACGCTCATTTCCGGGGCGGATTATCCTCATTGCCGAGAAAAAGGACTGCACCTGCCAAGATCTGGTGCGCCACGTCATAAAGGTTCCTCCCCTGCGGGTCACCAAAGCGGATCTGGAAGCCTTGGTGAATTACTACATTGCCCTCTGCTGCCGCAGTCAGCGCATCCCCAAACCCCGCATCACCCGCGAAGCCCTGCGACGGCTGCAAAGTTATGACTTTCCCGGAAACCTGCGGGAATTGGCCAGCTTGGTGGAGCGCGCCATTCTCCAGGCCAATGGAGCCAGCCTCCTTACCGAAGAAGTCTTTTGGCCGGAGCACTCAAAGCAGCGCCGCTTCCGCTGGAATCTCCTCAATGCCTATCCCCGGTTGCGCGCCCTGCTGCGCAGTCGGTGGTGGCCCAATTACCTGAACTATGGCATTACCCTGTGGGCCTTTCCGCTGATTGTGGCCATTGGCCTGTGGGGGCCACAAGACCGCGCCCATAACCTTGCCTTGAATCTCTTTTGGGCGTGGTGGTGGCCCGTCTCGCTGCTGATCTTTCCCTTTTTGGGGCGCATCTGGTGTGCCGTCTGCCCGTTCATGATTTATGGCGAACTGTTGCAAACCCTCTCCCTGAAGCTATTGCCGCGGCAGTTAGGGGCTTGGCCGCGCCCCTTGGCGGAAAAATGGGGGGGCTGGTTCCTGTTTGCCCTATTTGCCGCTATTCTCCTGTGGGAGGAACTGTGGGATCTGCCCAATACCGCCTACCTCTCCAGTTGGTTGCTGATCCTGATTACAGCGGGCGCGGTGATTTTTTCGCAGCTTTACGAACGCCGCTTTTGGTGTCGCTACCTGTGCCCCATTGGCGGGATGAATGGGTTGTTTGGCAAACTGTCAATTCTTGAGTTGCGCGCCCAGCAAGGGGTATGTGCCGCCAGTTGTGACACCTACCAGTGCTACAAAGGAGGCCCCGCCCTTGGTGAAGGCCAAGCCACCGGCGGCTGTCCTGTGTATTCCCATCCGGCGCAACTGACGGACAATCGTAACTGTGTGCTGTGCATGACCTGCCTTAAGGCCTGCCCCCACCGCTCCGTCGAGCTAAATCTCCGTCCCCCCGCCATTGACCTCTGGACGAGCCATACCGCCACCGCCTACGAAGTTTGTTTGCTGTTTCTACTGCTAGGGGCGGTCGTCCTGCACCACCTACCCCACATCTTGGCGTGGTGGGGTCAACCTGCGGCATCGTTTGGGGTACAGGCGGGAGTGGCCATGCTCCTATTAGCCGTGCCCGGCGCACTGGCCTGGGGGCTACACCAAGCCCAGCGCCTTTGGGGGCAGCCGCAGCCCTTTGTGCGCTTGGCCTACGGTTATTTACCGCTAGTGCTCGGCGCTAACCTTGCCTACTACTTGCCCCTTGGCCTCGGTGAAGCAGGACAGCTTGTGCCGGTGACCCTAGCCACGTTTGGCCTGAGTACAGGCATGAGTGTGCAGTGGAGTGCCCACCCAGCCGTGATTGCGTTTTTGCAAACAGCGGCCTTAGGGGTCAGCGTCGTTGCCAGTTTAGTACTGAGCCAAAAAATTAGTCGGCTGCCCCTGCCTTCCCTGTTGCCCCAAGGGCTAGGGATTGTGGCAACAGCCGTGATGGTGCGTGTGCTCCTTTACCTCTAG
- the ruvB gene encoding Holliday junction branch migration DNA helicase RuvB gives MAIISSQNPSPERSPSPPLLSAAATAEEQLPATEDSLRPQSLQEYIGQQELKDVLEIAIQAAKSRQESLDHLLLYGPPGLGKTTIALILATEMGVNCKMTSAPALERPRDIVGLLVNLKPGDILFIDEIHRLSRMTEELLYPAMEDFCLDLTVGKHQTARSRRLRLNRFTLVGATTRVGALTSPLRDRFGLVQRLRFYQPAELQQIVERTAARLRTPITPEAALEIGRRSRGTPRIAIRLLKRVRDYAAVKHTGEITLAIATDALERFNVDPVGLDWTDRRLLSVIIEGYQGGPVGIDTLAAATGEDVQTIEEVYEPYLIQMGYLQRTPRGRVATPHAWQHLGYEPAQLPLLELEP, from the coding sequence ATGGCGATTATTTCTTCCCAAAATCCATCGCCGGAGCGATCGCCTTCACCGCCTCTTTTGTCTGCGGCTGCCACTGCCGAGGAACAGCTCCCTGCCACTGAAGATTCGTTGCGTCCCCAGTCCTTGCAGGAGTACATTGGCCAGCAAGAACTCAAGGATGTGCTTGAGATTGCCATTCAGGCGGCCAAATCACGCCAAGAGAGCTTAGATCATCTGTTGCTGTATGGCCCCCCTGGCCTCGGGAAGACGACCATTGCCCTGATTTTAGCGACGGAAATGGGGGTGAACTGCAAAATGACCAGCGCCCCCGCCCTTGAGCGCCCCCGTGATATTGTCGGGCTGCTGGTGAACCTCAAGCCCGGCGACATTTTATTTATTGATGAAATCCATCGCCTGTCGCGGATGACCGAAGAGTTGCTTTACCCGGCCATGGAAGACTTTTGTCTGGATCTGACGGTGGGCAAGCACCAAACGGCGCGATCGCGACGGCTCCGGCTCAATCGCTTTACCTTGGTGGGAGCTACCACGCGGGTGGGTGCCCTTACCTCCCCGCTGCGGGATCGCTTTGGCTTGGTTCAACGGCTGCGCTTTTACCAACCGGCAGAGCTACAGCAGATTGTCGAGCGCACCGCCGCCCGCCTGCGCACCCCCATTACCCCCGAAGCAGCTCTGGAAATTGGTCGCCGGAGTCGGGGCACACCGCGGATTGCCATTCGCCTGCTCAAGCGGGTGCGGGATTACGCCGCCGTTAAGCACACGGGCGAGATTACCTTAGCGATCGCCACCGATGCCCTTGAACGCTTTAACGTTGATCCGGTGGGTCTCGACTGGACCGATCGCCGCCTCCTGAGTGTGATCATTGAGGGGTATCAAGGGGGGCCGGTCGGCATTGACACCTTGGCAGCCGCCACCGGCGAAGATGTGCAAACAATTGAAGAGGTTTACGAACCCTACCTGATCCAGATGGGTTACTTGCAGCGCACACCCCGCGGGCGGGTTGCTACCCCCCACGCATGGCAGCACTTGGGGTATGAACCAGCCCAATTGCCGCTTTTGGAGCTAGAGCCATGA
- the ilvC gene encoding ketol-acid reductoisomerase, producing MARMYYDADAQLELLKDKTIAIIGYGSQGHAHALNLRDSGLNVVVGLYAGSRSAERARADGLTVHPVAEAAKLADWIMILLPDEVQRVVYEQEIAPHLQTANVLSFAHGFNIHFGQIVPPQHVDVVMIAPKGPGHLVRRTYDQGEGVPCLFAVYQNASGQARDLAMAYAKGIGGTRAGILETTFREETETDLFGEQVVLCGGLSALIKAGFETLVNAGYQPELAYFECLHEVKLIVDLIVEGGLAKMRDSISNTAEYGDLTRGPRIITDQTRAEMRKILHEIQTGQFAREFVLENMAGKPGFTAMRRREAEHPIEAVGQELRSMFSWLKRT from the coding sequence ATGGCACGCATGTATTACGACGCAGATGCCCAGCTTGAGCTTCTCAAGGACAAAACGATCGCCATCATTGGCTATGGCTCCCAAGGCCATGCCCATGCCCTGAACTTACGGGATAGCGGTCTCAATGTTGTTGTAGGACTTTACGCTGGCAGTCGTTCCGCAGAGCGTGCCCGCGCCGATGGTCTCACGGTTCACCCTGTAGCCGAAGCGGCCAAACTCGCGGACTGGATTATGATCCTCCTGCCTGATGAGGTGCAGCGGGTCGTCTATGAACAGGAGATTGCCCCCCATCTGCAAACGGCTAATGTGCTCTCCTTTGCCCATGGTTTCAACATTCACTTTGGCCAAATCGTGCCCCCGCAACACGTAGATGTGGTGATGATTGCCCCGAAAGGCCCCGGGCATCTGGTGCGGCGCACCTACGACCAAGGTGAGGGAGTCCCCTGCCTGTTTGCCGTCTATCAAAATGCCAGCGGTCAGGCGCGGGATTTAGCGATGGCCTACGCCAAAGGCATTGGCGGCACCCGTGCCGGTATTCTGGAGACCACGTTCCGCGAAGAAACCGAAACCGATCTCTTTGGCGAGCAGGTGGTGCTCTGTGGCGGCCTGAGTGCGCTCATTAAGGCGGGCTTTGAAACCCTAGTGAATGCGGGCTACCAACCAGAGTTGGCCTACTTTGAGTGCCTGCACGAAGTCAAGCTCATTGTGGATTTAATTGTGGAGGGCGGCTTGGCCAAGATGCGCGATAGCATCTCCAACACCGCCGAGTACGGTGACCTCACCCGCGGGCCGCGGATTATTACCGATCAAACCCGCGCCGAAATGCGCAAGATTCTGCACGAAATTCAAACGGGTCAGTTTGCGCGTGAATTTGTGCTAGAAAATATGGCCGGCAAGCCGGGCTTTACGGCCATGCGCCGCCGCGAAGCGGAGCACCCCATTGAAGCGGTAGGTCAGGAACTGCGCTCGATGTTTAGCTGGCTGAAACGCACCTAG
- a CDS encoding RNA-binding protein codes for MSIYVGNLSYTATQEDLEAVFAEYGAVKQVYLPVDRETGRKRGFGFVEMSTDAEEDAAIADLDGAEWMGRQLKVNKARPREAMAGGGGNRFSRNR; via the coding sequence ATGTCTATTTATGTCGGCAACCTTTCCTACACGGCCACTCAGGAAGATTTAGAGGCCGTCTTTGCCGAATACGGAGCCGTCAAACAGGTCTATTTACCGGTGGATCGGGAAACCGGTCGCAAGCGGGGCTTTGGCTTTGTGGAAATGTCCACAGATGCGGAAGAAGATGCGGCGATCGCCGATCTCGATGGTGCCGAGTGGATGGGACGGCAACTCAAGGTGAACAAAGCCCGTCCTCGCGAAGCCATGGCAGGCGGTGGGGGCAACCGCTTCTCGCGGAATCGCTAA
- the mnmA gene encoding tRNA 2-thiouridine(34) synthase MnmA — translation MSGLAAVVVGLSGGVDSSVAIASLKQQGYPVVGLTLWLMKGKGQCCSEGLVDAARLCEELGVPHHIVDSRDLFEKYIVNYLVSGYGSGITPLPCSQCNRMVKFGPMLAYSQAELGIDTIATGHYAQVRYNPESDRYELWRAVDRHKDQTYFLYDLPQEILAHVLFPLGNHTKAETRALAAQYGLHTATKPESQDLCLIEAHGSMRQFLEQYLPPTQGEVVDTSGRVLGHHQGIHNYTIGQRKGLGIAAAEPLYVVALDRVHNRVIVGDRASAARRECSVARVNWVSIAPPSQPLRAAVQIRYRTPPVPVTVVPTANPEQVKLVFAEPQFGVTPGQAAVWYEGDRLLGGGIIQPFANDLVADLTADTGSIPCE, via the coding sequence ATGTCAGGATTAGCAGCGGTTGTGGTGGGTCTATCGGGGGGCGTGGATAGCTCGGTAGCCATTGCCTCCCTCAAGCAGCAGGGCTATCCGGTGGTAGGGCTGACCCTATGGCTGATGAAGGGCAAGGGACAGTGCTGCTCGGAGGGGCTAGTGGATGCGGCACGCCTGTGCGAGGAGCTAGGGGTTCCCCACCACATTGTCGATAGCCGCGATCTCTTTGAAAAATATATTGTGAACTATTTAGTGAGCGGCTATGGGAGTGGCATCACGCCGCTACCCTGCTCCCAGTGCAACCGCATGGTCAAGTTTGGGCCGATGCTGGCCTACAGCCAAGCGGAACTGGGCATCGACACCATTGCCACCGGCCACTACGCCCAAGTGCGCTACAATCCAGAGAGCGATCGCTACGAACTCTGGCGGGCGGTGGATCGCCACAAGGATCAAACCTACTTTCTCTACGATTTACCCCAAGAGATTCTGGCCCATGTCCTGTTTCCCCTGGGCAACCACACCAAAGCGGAAACCCGTGCCCTTGCGGCGCAGTACGGCTTGCACACCGCCACCAAACCCGAAAGCCAAGACCTGTGCCTGATTGAAGCCCATGGCTCCATGCGCCAATTTTTGGAGCAGTACCTGCCCCCTACCCAAGGGGAGGTGGTAGATACGAGCGGTCGGGTGCTGGGGCACCACCAAGGGATTCACAATTACACGATTGGCCAGCGCAAGGGGTTGGGCATTGCGGCGGCGGAGCCGCTTTACGTGGTGGCCTTGGATCGGGTGCATAACCGCGTCATTGTGGGCGATCGCGCCAGTGCTGCTCGCCGTGAATGCAGCGTCGCCCGGGTGAATTGGGTCTCTATTGCCCCACCCTCTCAGCCCTTGAGGGCAGCGGTGCAAATCCGCTACCGCACTCCCCCTGTCCCCGTTACGGTTGTTCCCACCGCCAACCCCGAGCAGGTAAAATTAGTCTTTGCCGAGCCGCAGTTTGGGGTGACCCCCGGCCAAGCGGCGGTTTGGTACGAGGGCGATCGCCTCCTTGGGGGCGGCATTATCCAACCGTTTGCCAATGACCTAGTCGCGGATCTAACCGCAGATACTGGCTCAATCCCTTGTGAATAA
- a CDS encoding DNA-directed RNA polymerase subunit omega: MQKRLNYSAADIMRRAEQLIEHSSNRYRITVQIANRAKQRRGLEASEDFEDLPLKPVIRAIIEMSDEIAQPELLAD; this comes from the coding sequence ATGCAAAAACGCCTAAACTATAGTGCGGCTGACATCATGCGCCGTGCCGAGCAATTAATTGAGCACTCCTCCAATCGCTATCGGATTACGGTACAGATTGCCAACCGCGCTAAGCAGCGGCGGGGGTTAGAAGCCAGCGAGGATTTTGAGGACCTGCCCCTGAAGCCGGTGATCCGTGCCATCATTGAAATGTCGGACGAGATTGCCCAGCCGGAGTTATTGGCCGATTAA